The Jaculus jaculus isolate mJacJac1 chromosome 3, mJacJac1.mat.Y.cur, whole genome shotgun sequence genome includes the window AAGCTGATGCTCTACATCTTCGTCGTCATCCACTGGAACAGCTGCCTCTACTTCGCCCTGTCCCGGTACCTGGGCTTCGGCCGCGACGTGTGGGTGTACCCGGACCCGGCCCGGCCGGGCTTCGAGCGCCTGCGGCGCCAGTACCTGTACAGCTTCTACTTCTCCACGCTCATCCTGACCACCGTGGGCGACACGCCAATGCCCGCCCGCGAGGAGGAGTACCTCTTCATGGTGGGCGACTTCCTGCTGGCCGTCATGGGCTTCGCCACCATCATGGGCAGCATGAGCTCCGTCATCTACAACATGAACACGGCCGACGCCGCCTTCTACCCCGACCACGCGCTGGTGAAGAAGTACATGAAACTGCAGCACGTGAACCGGCGCCTGGAGCGGAGAGTCATTGACTGGTGAGAAGGTGGCCCGCAGGCGAGGCCAGGGGCAGCAGGTGTGCCTTAGGacctgggtgtgtgtggggggggggggcgttgtcTGCTGCATTCTGATGGCCTGCCTGGggctttgcagtggccaggggcaGGTGTGACTTAGGACTCAGAGTGGGGTGTCTGCTGCATTCTGATGGCCTACCTGGAGCTTTGCAGGCCCAGCCAGAGGCAGGTGTGCCTTAGGGCCTGAGGGGGGTGTCTGCTGCATTCTGATGGCCTGCCTGGGGCTTTGCAGGCCCAGCCAGAGGCAGGTGTGTCTTATGGCCTGAGGGGGGGTGTCTGCTGCATTCTGATGGCCTGCCTGGGGCTTTGCAGACCCAGCCAGAGGCAGGTGTGCCTTAGGACCTGAGCAGGGTGTGACTGCATTCTGATGGCCTGCCTGCTGGCCCTAAGACAAGTCAAATGCATTCACTGGTGGGTCTGCTGGACAGGGTTTTGAAAATGGTGTCTTCCGCTGAGGCAACCTGGACTGAAAGCAAGAGGATGGGTAAGAGATTGCCAGGATGAGGGACGTGTGAGAATGGAAAGGGTGACATGGAGGCCGGAGCATGTGAACCGACGGTGCCTGGGAGAGCTCAGAAAGGAGTGAGTGGAGGAGCTACTAGCCCTTAGGTGATGGCCCACGTGTAATTGGTCATAAAGGGTAAAGCACACTACATTCTGAATGAAAGGAAGTATCAAAAAGTCAGGGAGCCCCAGCAAAGCCGCTCTGAGAGTGGGTGGTGGGGCGCTTCCTGGCTGAAGTAGCTCTCAGGTACAAGACATTGGCTGTGCCTGGGTGGAGTTGGCAGTAGGTAAACGATATGCTAATCCCTCAGTGGAGGACACCCCTTGCCAAGCCCCATGTTGCAGACCTACCCATGAATgccacttcttctttttttttttttttttgaggtaaggtctcactaacccaggctgacctggaactcactatgtagtctcagggtagcctcaactcacagtgatcctcccacctctgcctcccgagtgctgggattaaaggcgcgtgccaccacgccacATTTTAAACTGCTGTGATCTAGCGGGCAGGCAGTAAGAATGTTGTCACAGACGCTCAGGTCCTGAAGTCAAGTGGTGGGGGCCTCCATGCCTAGGGTGTGGTAGAAGAGGGCTGTAGCAGactgcttcaggttcactgagatgaacttccagaccaggcacagtgatggaggaagcttacagatccaggggaagttccataatggcagaagaagctggcctgccttcacaggaccaagcagacacagagagagaagcacaagccaaaagccaaaagccacgcagcacagcacacttcaggaactcctgctaggcaccctttgcatatctttagattgaaacctgaaacccaccaccgcaccttaagatccgcccagtgacactgcctccagccaggtggctgcagatgcaaactacaaacaaatgaaaaactgaatatattgggggccatctattcaaaccaccacaaggtcaaAACATATCTGCAGCCAAGAAAAGAGGCCAGCAGTCAGGTCCCATATCCTCCCCACCCTGAGACCTCAGTGTGGCGGGGCTCTTGGCTGAGCTGATGAAAGGGGAGAGGCCGGCACACCCAGGTTTATGGTGAGAAAAATGGTACTTACTGCCTTTCTCCCAGGTACCAGCACTTGCAGATCAACAAGAAGATGACCAACGAGGTGGCCATCTTACAGCATTTGCCAGAGCGACTACGGGCAGAGGTGGCTGTGTCCGTACACCTGTCTACTCTGAGCAGGGTACAgatcttccagaactgtgaggccagcctgctggaggagctgGTGCTAAAGCTGCAGCCTCAGACCTACTCGCCAGGGGAGTACGTGTGCCGCAAGGGGGACATCGGCCGAGAGATGTACATCATCCGAGAGGgccagctggctgtggtggcggaTGACGGCGTCACGCAGTACGCCGTGCTTGGCGCGGGGCTGTACTTTGGGGAGATCAGCATCATCAACATCAAAGGTGGGTTGCCAAGCATACCGGGAACAGGGGTGGACAGGGGACAGGAGTAAAACTCTGTGCTGGTAAGAAGTGGTACTTCAGGGCATGGCGTAAGGAAGCCTGTCTCTTCGGTGAGTCACTATAGGACTCCAGAGAGGAGCAGAACACAGTTCCCATGGGAGATGAGCCGAGGTCAGTGAGCAGGCTGGGTTCTTGAGCAAGAGCACAGGCATGGTCCATAGGGACTGATGGAGGTACTGACAGACCAGTAGAAAATGacattggccgggcatggtggcacacacctttaatcccagcactcaggaggcagaggtaggaggatcactgtgagttcaaggccatcctgagaatacacagtgaattccaggtcagtctgagctagagtgagagcctgcctcgaaataaaaaaagaaagaaagaaagaaaaaaagaaagaaaatgacatcgCACCAGCTGTATTATTATATAACCATCCCATTAAATGTCTGTTGAGACAAGTCACAGATAACCACTAAGCATAGGCCCTGGTCCCCTACTAGATTAGTGAATGAAAGAATGAGGCCAAAAAGAGGCTCAGGGGCATCAGTATGGAGAAATGGAACTGATTCAGGAGTGAAATGCCAGATCGCTGTCCGCACTCACTCTCCCCACGTGGGCCACAGGGAACATGTCCGGAAACCGCCGCACAGCCAATATCAAGAGCCTAGGCTATTCAGACCTCTTCTGCCTGAGCAAGGAGGATCTGCGGGAGGTGCTGAGTGAGTACCCACAAGCCCAGACTGTCATGGAGGAGAAGGGTCGTGAGATCCTGCTGAAAATGAACAAGTTGGACGTGAATGCTGAGGCAGCCGAGATCGCCCTCCAGGAGGCCACAGAATCCCGGCTGAAAGGCCTTGACCAGCAGCTCGATGATCTACAGACCAAGTTTGCTCGACTCTTGGCGGAGCTGGAGTCCAGCGCCCTCAAGATTGCTTACCGCATCGAGAGGCTGGAGTGGCAGACGAGAGAATGGCCGATGCCCGAGGGGGTGGTTGAAGCTGATGATGAGAGTGAGCCTGGGGAAGGAACTTCCAAAGCTGAGGAGGGCCCACTTGGTCAGGAGGGACCCTCAGGGCTATAGTGATCCCCTTCCTGTCCCCAGGACTCCTAGCTGCAAGTGAACCCAGAGTTGTAGGAAAGTCTGCCTGCAGAAATTGCCATCCCATACACAAGGCCCCAGAGACTTAAGTGAATTGGTCTGTAGGTGCCAAGCTAGAGATGTGGGAGGACAGCACAGTTCATCTTCTgctcaccaacacacacacatgcacacacacacacacacacacacacacacacacacatattccacATGCTGGCTCAAGACTGCATTCCTTATAAAATcctctggagttcccattctctgaGGACACATGCATTCTCATAGGAATGGATGTGACTTATAGCCACATGTTACATGCACACTCTGCGCCTCAGAGGCTGACGGACATTCACTAGCAAACACAAAGGGACCGTCCACGGttgtgtgtatgcttgtgaaAGCACAAAAGTGCACCTAGAGCCTTTTCTGGCCTAAGATGACCTTGAGACGCTCCCCGTGTGGGTGGGTTGTGAGTACAGCCTGCAAGTCGCACTTCAATAAAGTATTTACCTCCTCAGTGAGCATTTGTGGGAGTTGGAGGAAAAAGGCAAAGCCGGTGGTGGATCGGTCTGTGAATTGTAAGTCGCAGGGGGGAGAAGCATGAGCAGTATAATATAGCTGGTAGGTTGGATTCCAAAAGATTGGGGTGTACTCGAGTTTCTCTCCAGATcatataaataatctttttaaaaaggtggggCACTTAAAACTAGAGATCAGTTGCACGCGATTTCATAGGTATGCTCACATTGCATCCCATGGCACAGTGTATGATCTTGAGTTGGGCTGTGAGGGGTCTGATCTACTGCAGTGGTCCACAGAAGGTGTTTCTGCTTCTTTATCCCTCTCCTGGCCCAGCCCAGGCGCCTGGGGCCAAGGCTTCCCTCCATTCAGGAAAGCTTCCAGGGGAAGTATAGCTTCCAATTCTCTCACCTGGCCCTGTCCTATCCAGCCAGTTGATTGCTAGCAGAaatccagcccttctttttctttctttctttctttttttttttttttttttttgtagtattcCCTATACACGATAGGGAGTAGAAAATGGATGGAGTGGAATGTCATGATCAGGAACATTGAAAGGGGAAAATGCTGGGAGTTTTGGAGTGACCTTGGTACACTGGAAGAAGATCTGCTGACTTGGGGACAGGGACACTGTTGGGTCAACGGGGAGGGAAGTCTGATGTCATTTCTAAAACACATTTACCTTAGTTAAGCACTTCAGGCCCTCTACAGCATGGCCAGTCTTTAGATCTAACTGTGCCAGTCGGCATgttaaaatgaacccaagattTAACTTAGAGTTGTAACTAAGTGATAAGTGTCACTATGAAAGATCAAGAGGGTCATCACACTTGAAAtcgttttaaaatatatagttatCTTGTGATTTCTTAATAAACTGTAAGGTTCATAAGGCTGGTACCAGGTCTCCTTTGTTCATCTCTGTATCACCAGTGTTCAAAGTGCGCCCGGCACACAGCAGGTCGGTAACAAATAGATATGTGATGGCCGAAGTAAGGAGAGTGGAGACAGGTGGAGGGCCAACATTGGGAGAAGACACTTTATCAGGAGATTTTCCTGCCATCTCTGCCCTCAACTCAAGAATGGATGGGTGTGTGAACATAAAGAATAGGTGGGTGTGATGTGAGGGCTATTTTAGTGAAATCTGATGGGTTTAGGGAGGTGAGAATCGGCTTATTGGTGACACACTATGATATGCACCCTGTCTCCATTAATGGCTCGATTGGAATGGGGAGCTCCTACAGTGATACTGGAATattcgggggggggggattgtgTCAGGGCCATATATGCCTTCTGTTCTGCCTCTGGTATTCTAGGATGAGAAGAGTAAATTCTTCATAGCAGAGTCACCATAACTTAGGAAACCTAGAGATTTTTGCAAGGCACTCAAATGGTACAAGAGAACAGCTGATATGAAAACCCTCCAAAGGTGGATGGCTCAGGAGCCTTGGGAGAGATGACTCCATCAGTaatgcttgctgcccaagcaggGGCTTCCGAGttgggatccccagcacccatataaaagttGAACTTAGTGGCTAACTTTTCCAGATCAGGAAACTGAAGCCAAcatagcaaaaaaagaaaagaaaagaaaagaaaagaaaagaaaagaaaagaaaagaaaagaaaagaaaagaaaagaaaagaaaagaactagaTTTGATTTGTTAAGAAGTTACTTTGTGCCAGATCCTGGGCCAAGGGTGTGTCTACACTATTCCTCACAACAACCATGTGAGAGAGATGCCATTCTCTTCGTGTTGGAATGAGGAAATTGTGGCTCTGAGGTTAGACAACATGTTCCAAATTacagggaccccccccccaagtcacATAGAGTAAAACCAAAGTGTGTCACACTTTGTCTTGTGCAGAGATAAGGAAAAGGACAACCTCAGCTAGAAGCTGCAGCCAGGCAAGCTCCTTCCTCTGCCTAGAACGATGGTGTTGATCAGGCGCTGTGGTAACCAGGGGAGACCGAGTCAGCTAGCTGTACAGAGCTAAGTTAGTGACTCACCAGGAAGGCTGCCCACCATGATGAGGTGTGATCTCAGGGGCTGCATTCAAAGGCATGGGCCCACCTGGTGTTCTGGAAACAAGCACTAATTCCAGCTCAGCAGGAGAGGGTTCTGTACACTTGTAGCTGTGAGAGGTGGCAGGGAGCTTGGCAATTGCTGTTACATTTGGACCGGGGTGCCAAGACAGTTCAAGGGCCCTCCTGCTGGGAACACAGCTGCGTGAGGCTTAGCGTCTTCCCAGAGGACCCGGGGGCTTCATCCTCTTCTCTCCAACTATAGGGCACATCAGCCTGGCAGAAATTTGGGATGTTTTCATCCTCAGTTTTCCCAGTTGGCTACTCTCCTACAGAAGATTTTTAGGGCCCACCCCACcatcaccattctctctcttagtgTTGACTATTAGCCCTGGAAGACAGATGGAAATTGCATATTAAGTTTGGGAGGAAATCAAATTCATAGGGACAAGGGCTGCTCACCTTTGGGGAAGAGCTGGTGTGCAAACACACTAGGCATAGGTGAGTGTTCTTGTAGGGGCAGAGCTAGAGTTTGCGTCGCGTCTACAACCAGAGATGGATGGATGTTAAGCCGGGATCAGTCACGGCCCAAGTCAGGGCATGTGTTAAGCTGAACTTAAAGTACAACAAATGGGAAAGATTGTGTAACCGGAGTCAGTCAGAGTTGGTATTTGGTTCTGAAGCACCACTCTCAAGTGGGAGCATTCAGCCTGTCCTACGAAATCTTTCTGGGGTTATTGACTGAAAATGCTGggcaataaaaatatgaataaattaatgaatgtgAACTTCCAAACAGTTCCTGGCAGATGGTGATTTATCAATAATGAATATCATCTATGACTATTGTTCATGTCCTTCTAACAGTGGTTTTGCCTTTGAGGGTTCTGGGACTCAAGTTGCCCAGTCAGTCTGCTTGGCCCTAGCCTCTGGGCTGTGCTGGCAGTGCCAGAACTGACCAGCAGATGGCGCAAGGCACactttcccccttctctccttcctactCCTTCCCGGCCTCGGGATTGCATTGCTTTAAAACCCTGGGAGAATTACCCAGGGACAAGGCATGATAATGGAGAATTGTGATGTCAACTGGTCAGTGAAAACCCTTGCTTAGGCTTTTTCACAAGGACTAAAATACCTTAGGGATGGTGCTAGGAGACATCACTGAGAAAGTTGTGCCAATTCAGAGCCTAAAGCTTTTCTGTTGAGGACTACTGCTCTGCTGAATGGCTGACAGCATTGAGGACCGCACTCAGTACAAACTGCTAAATTCCTCCTTCCCAGATACATGGACCCAGAGGCCCAAGGACCCTTACCTGTCACTGCCTTTCCAGTTTAGTGCCTTCGCCCGTTGTCCTTGCCCTTTCTTTCCCCACAGAGCCCCAGAGGCTAATAACTTGGGGACATCCTTGAAAGCCAGACCTCTGTGAGTGACCTTACCCTAGTTAGCTCTGTTAGCCCACAGTAAGACCCTGATCTGACAGGTCCTGGTCCTTCCTAGCCACCTGGGAGGATCACCTCTAGTGCCAAGCTTAGCCAGCCAGCCAGAGCTCTTGTCCACCCTCCCCTCATAAGCCAGGAACCTGTCAGGCCAGTCCTGTCCCTGATTTCATTTCCAGAATCCCTGACTGCTCTAGCTCCAGCCCTCCGGCCTTCGCAGCAGGCTCCCTCTTCGTCTAATTATCCCAAGAGAAGAGCCTCCTGTGTGGGCAGGGATTGCGTGGGCAGGAGCTCGGCACAGAAGCATATCCGCATATCACAGAAATGCAGAGAGATGAACCTAACCAGAcacggggggagggggaaggctgAAGAAATGAGGGAGGGGGCAAGCTGGGCATCCCAAGGACTAAACTGCCACCAGTTTCACCTTCTGGATgtaccccgtgtgtgtgtgtgtgtgtgtgtgtgtgtgtgtgtgtgtgtggactagGAGGGCTGGAAGCAGAGCGTATCACAAGACCTTAAGCCTCTGAGTGTCTTAGGGACTGTCTGAGTGACTTAGTATCTGAGTGAATGCTGGGTTCCCCGAGTAAGGTGCTGACATTCTGTAGACCCGCCCGCTGCTAAGACTACCTCGTGACGCAGGTTATCTGGTCTAGCATTGCATGCCGGATTCCCCTCTGTGGCTGCCTCTCCCCAACATTTACTGAGGCACAAGTGCTCTCTTATCTCAGCTGTGATACAAAACAGTGAGAAAAGGA containing:
- the Cnga4 gene encoding cyclic nucleotide-gated cation channel alpha-4, which encodes MSQDGKVKTTESSPQAPPKGRKRLPVLDPSGDYYYWWLNTMVFPVMYNLIIIVCRACFPDLQHGYLVAWFVLDYTSDLLYLVDIGVRFHTGFLEQGILVVDKGRIAGRYVRTWSFLLDLASLVPTDALYARLGPHTPTLRLNRFLRAPRLFEAFDRTETRTAHPNAFRIAKLMLYIFVVIHWNSCLYFALSRYLGFGRDVWVYPDPARPGFERLRRQYLYSFYFSTLILTTVGDTPMPAREEEYLFMVGDFLLAVMGFATIMGSMSSVIYNMNTADAAFYPDHALVKKYMKLQHVNRRLERRVIDWYQHLQINKKMTNEVAILQHLPERLRAEVAVSVHLSTLSRVQIFQNCEASLLEELVLKLQPQTYSPGEYVCRKGDIGREMYIIREGQLAVVADDGVTQYAVLGAGLYFGEISIINIKGNMSGNRRTANIKSLGYSDLFCLSKEDLREVLSEYPQAQTVMEEKGREILLKMNKLDVNAEAAEIALQEATESRLKGLDQQLDDLQTKFARLLAELESSALKIAYRIERLEWQTREWPMPEGVVEADDESEPGEGTSKAEEGPLGQEGPSGL